In Trueperella pecoris, the DNA window ACGTTCCCACGGATCACGAGTGGATTCGCGCCGCCCGCGAAGTCGGCACCGCCATGGGGGACTAGTAGCTACGCGCAACCGCCGGCACTTACGCCCGCGCTCGAGCATTAAGCTGGCTCCGACCCAATTAAACTGGCGTAGGTTAATACAGCGCGGATCAGCTTAATACGGTTTCGGCCGGGCCTGCCGCCCCCGAAGATGAAAAAGTCTCGCGACAACAACTCGTGTCGCGAGACTTTTGTGAGTCGGGCTAGCGGGATTTGAACCCACGACCCCTTGACCCCCAGTCAAGTGCGCTACCAAACTGCGCTATAGCCCGTGTCGTGTGGACGTATAGATCTTAGCCGAAACATCCCCACAATTGCCAAACCGATCCTCTCGTTTGAGGGTGGTACAGCTCACCCGGCCGAAACGTCTACCTGCGAACACGCACGGACAGGCACGTCACCGAGCCTTCCATCTTTTCAATTTCCGTCATCGGCGTGGTGAGAACCTCGAAGCCCTCGGCCCGCAAATATCGGGCGGTCTTGGGCGCAGAGGCGGACATCAGGAGTGTCTTTTCATCCACGATGACCACCTGGGTGCCGAGAAATTCTTCCACGTAGCGTAGGCCCGGAAAGTGCTGTGCCGGTGGCGCATAGTCGCGATGGGAGATGAACGTGCCGTCGGGCAACGCGGTGAGGCAAGACTTCAGGTGCAAGGCTCGTTCGACGGGCACGCCAACCACCTCGACGCCCATGGGGTCGAGGTGGCGTTGTAAGGCGTCCACGCCCGCCTTATTGGATCGAGTTGACAGCCCAACCCAGACCTTTCCGCCGAACTTGAGGCAATCACCGCCTTCGAGATGTGCTCCCTGCGGAAGGTCGACCACATCGAAACCTCGCTCCACGAGCACTCGCACGAGGCTTTCCTGTTCTTGGATGCGGGTCGGGTGCATCTTGGTTTTCACCGCGAGGTTTCCATAGGTAAAGACCGTGTCTTCCACGAAGATCGAGTCGGGCAGCTCGGGGGTGGGTTCTACCTCCACCACCTCGGTAAAGTCTCGAAGAATATCGCAGTAGGAGTGCCACTGAACACGTGCCAGCTGCGGGCTCATATCTTGTTGATCGAGGTGCGTCAGTTGACCCTGATCCATCTTGGGTGAAGGTTCGCGAACGAGTGCGTATGTCAATTCCATACATCCAGCGTATAACTTTGGGCCCGACCTTTGATTTGAAACGAGAAATTGATGGCGGGACAATTGCGCTGTGACTGAAAACCTGAAGCGTTCCGAAGCCCATCGCCGTGCCGAGTACCTCGAGTTGGACGGCTACCAGATCGACCTTGACGTAACGGAGGCCCCAAGCTCCCTCGCCACCTTTGGCGTGGTGAGCCGCATCGCCCTGACCTCCAGCGAGACGGCAGAGACGTTCCTTGATTTTATCGGACCGGAGGTTTCCGAGGTTCGTGTTGACGACGCCGTCGTACACTTTACCTTCGATGGCGCACGTATCTACCTCGAGATTCCCGCCGGCAAACACACCATTGAGGTCACGGCACGCGGAACGTATTCAACGAGCGGCGAGGGCTTGCATCGCTTCCGTGACCCGGTCGACAACGAAACGTATCTGTACACGCAGTTCGAGCCGGCCGATGCCCGTCGCGTCTACCCAAATTTCGAACAGCCCAATCTTAAGGCGACCTTCGCCATTACAATCACCGCGCCGCGGTCGTGGGTCGTCCTGTCAAACGGCGCCGAGGTCAGCGCGAGCGAAGCAGGCAAGAACAGCCTGGGCGACGACGTTGTGCGACATGAGTTCGCGACGACGAAGCGAATGTCGACCTATCTGACGGCCTTCATTGGCGGCCCGTACCACGAGTTTAAGGACGTCGCCGAGGTCGACGGGCAGACGATCGACCTCGGCTTCTACTGCCGAACGTCTCTCAAGGATCATTTCGACATCGATGACATCGTGACGGTGACCAAGCAGGGACTTGGCGTGCTGCCGAAGGTCTTCGACTATCCCTACCCGTGGGGCAAGTATGATTCGGTCTTCGTGCCCGAAT includes these proteins:
- a CDS encoding dimethylarginine dimethylaminohydrolase family protein → MELTYALVREPSPKMDQGQLTHLDQQDMSPQLARVQWHSYCDILRDFTEVVEVEPTPELPDSIFVEDTVFTYGNLAVKTKMHPTRIQEQESLVRVLVERGFDVVDLPQGAHLEGGDCLKFGGKVWVGLSTRSNKAGVDALQRHLDPMGVEVVGVPVERALHLKSCLTALPDGTFISHRDYAPPAQHFPGLRYVEEFLGTQVVIVDEKTLLMSASAPKTARYLRAEGFEVLTTPMTEIEKMEGSVTCLSVRVRR